The following proteins are co-located in the Mobula birostris isolate sMobBir1 chromosome 26, sMobBir1.hap1, whole genome shotgun sequence genome:
- the LOC140188125 gene encoding protein ABHD8-like codes for MLTSITEGILCCLTGQPLNVVGTIESVESADGYEYVEVKPGRVLRVRHIVPNRTEEQAAEEEEEQDSGRGVVHCRRRISVYRGGQLVIENLGDVVRSDILPCLGGEPPATLEVEVPESGGAAVPPQPGGAPPDPGSARRRRKPKRTVLIDCKKRITSCKGTHSDVALFFIHGVGGSLDIWREQLDFFGRLGYEVVAPDLAGHGSSTAPRVGAAYTFYALREDMRSIFKRYRKRRNVLIGHSYGVSFCTFLAHEYPDQVHKVVMINGGGPTALEPSLCSIFNLPTCVLHCLSPCLVWSFLKAAFARQGAKEKQLLKEGNAFKITSFVLRAMMSGQYWPEGDEVYHAELTVPVLLVHGLHDKFVPVDEDQRMAEILLIAFLKVIDEGSHMVMMECPETVNTLLHEFLLWEPEVSPSEKLPADTMAESNK; via the exons ATGTTGACCAGTATCACCGAGGGCATCCTCTGTTGCCTCACCGGACAGCCGCTGAACGTGGTGGGGACCATTGAGAGCGTGGAGTCGGCCGACGGCTACGAGTACGTGGAGGTGAAGCCGGGACGGGTGCTGCGGGTCAGGCACATTGTGCCGAACCGGACGGAGGAGCAGGCGGCggaagaggaagaggagcagGACTCCGGTAGGGGTGTGGTCCACTGCCGGCGCAGAATCTCCGTCTACCGTGGCGGACAGCTCGTCATCGAAAACCTGGGCGACGTGGTGCGTTCCGACATCCTGCCGTGTCTTGGCGGGGAGCCGCCCGCAACGCTGGAGGTGGAGGTACCGGAGTCCGGCGGCGCCGCCGTCCCGCCGCAGCCAGGTGGTGCGCCCCCGGACCCGGGCAGCGCCAGGCGGCGGCGCAAACCCAAGCGCACGGTGTTGATCGACTGCAAGAAGCGCATCACCAGCTGCAAGGGAACACACTCGGACGTGGCCCTCTTCTTCATCCACGGCGTCGGCGGCTCCCTCGACATCTGGCGGGAACAGCTGGACTTCTTCGGGCGGCTCGGCTACGAGGTGGTGGCTCCTGACCTGGCCGGTCACGGCTCCAGTACCGCACCCCGGGTAGGCGCCGCCTACACCTTCTACGCGCTGCGGGAAGACATGCGGTCCATCTTCAAACGGTACCGCAAACGGCGTAACGTCCTGATCGGACACTCTTACGG TGTCTCGTTTTGCACCTTCCTGGCACATGAATACCCTGACCAAGTTCACAAGGTGGTGATGATAAACGGCGGTGGTCCAACAGCCCTGGAGCCCAGTCTCTGCTCCATCTTCAACCTTCCCACCTGCGTGCTGCACTGCCTGTCGCCCTGCCTTGTCTGGAGTTTCCTCAA AGCGGCGTTTGCGCGCCAGGGGGCAAAGGAGAAACAGCTGCTGAAGGAGGGGAACGCATTCAAGATCACCTCGTTTGTGCTGCGGGCGATGATGAGTGGTCAGTACTGGCCAGAGGGCGATGAGGTGTACCATGCTGAGCTGACTGTTCCAGTACTGCTGGTACATGGGCTACACGACAAGTTCGTCCCAGTGGATGAAGACCAACGCATGGCTGAG ATCCTGTTAATCGCCTTCCTGAAGGTCATCGATGAGGGGAGCCACATGGTGATGATGGAGTGCCCAGAGACAGTAAACACATTACTTCATGAGTTCCTGTTGTGGGAACCAGAGGTCAGTCCCAGCGAGAAATTGCCGGCTGACACGATGGCAGAAAGCAACAAGTAA